A stretch of Paludisphaera borealis DNA encodes these proteins:
- a CDS encoding CPBP family intramembrane glutamic endopeptidase, with translation MKTTIGGRLNDSRLRSVVAGLVAGAVVLADFWLVHRGEANLWGMRAAPPLLALAAYLILARGDRASVGLTLRPIQGLRYWSVATLVIGAAIGAIILLAGASVWLLGLEVPSPSIRPEDAPERLISMCVMAPVVEEATYRLGFCAGAVPVLKPWGTIALSGVVFGLLHILYGNPAPDNLVAGFFLGWAFFKSGSILVPVALHSLGNMCVLALWLGNWYWRHGLG, from the coding sequence ATGAAGACGACCATCGGCGGGCGGCTGAATGATTCTCGACTGCGGTCGGTCGTCGCCGGTCTTGTGGCGGGAGCGGTCGTCCTCGCCGACTTCTGGCTCGTCCATCGTGGCGAAGCCAACCTTTGGGGGATGCGAGCCGCCCCGCCCCTCCTCGCGCTGGCGGCCTACCTGATCCTGGCTCGCGGCGACCGCGCCTCGGTCGGCCTGACGCTTCGTCCGATCCAGGGGCTCCGCTACTGGTCGGTAGCGACTCTGGTCATCGGGGCGGCGATCGGCGCGATCATCCTCCTCGCGGGTGCGAGCGTATGGCTGCTGGGCCTGGAAGTTCCCAGCCCCTCCATCCGTCCCGAGGACGCACCGGAGCGGCTGATCAGCATGTGCGTCATGGCTCCGGTCGTCGAGGAGGCGACCTATCGGCTGGGCTTTTGCGCCGGGGCCGTCCCGGTCTTGAAACCCTGGGGGACGATCGCACTGAGCGGCGTCGTCTTCGGGCTGCTGCACATCCTGTATGGCAACCCCGCGCCCGACAACCTGGTGGCGGGCTTCTTCCTGGGCTGGGCCTTCTTCAAGAGCGGCTCGATCCTCGTGCCTGTCGCGCTGCACTCGCTTGGAAACATGTGCGTGCTGGCGTTGTGGTTGGGGAACTGGTACTGGCGGCACGGACTGGGTTGA
- a CDS encoding ATP-grasp domain-containing protein — protein MDILIATSGEYPELGPYDRGILDALGRLGLKARPQVWTDERADWGEARAVVIQSTWDYHLAPEKFLAWAEGVASVASLFNPPRLLTGNVHKRYLRDLERKGVAVTPTEWIGPTDDFRLGNVLRERSWRRAVVKPAVSAGANETYIVDLEAIRDVESRIARLAADHEIMVQPYLTAFETEGERSYVFIDGDLSHVVHRPPTLASAVRGFTEPHASSEYDAGEVRLAERAMGTLEERPLYARVDVATDNAGVARLQELELIEPVLFTSLAPGSVDRLARAISARL, from the coding sequence ATGGATATTCTCATCGCCACCAGCGGCGAGTACCCCGAGCTGGGGCCTTATGATCGAGGGATACTGGACGCGCTGGGGCGCCTCGGCCTGAAGGCGCGGCCGCAAGTCTGGACCGATGAACGGGCGGATTGGGGCGAAGCGAGGGCCGTCGTCATCCAGTCGACCTGGGATTACCATCTTGCGCCGGAGAAGTTCCTCGCTTGGGCGGAAGGCGTCGCCTCAGTCGCCTCGCTTTTCAATCCGCCTCGGCTCCTGACAGGGAACGTCCATAAACGGTATTTGCGCGATCTGGAACGAAAAGGCGTCGCCGTGACGCCGACGGAGTGGATCGGCCCCACCGACGATTTCAGGTTGGGGAACGTCCTTCGCGAACGGAGCTGGCGACGCGCCGTCGTCAAGCCCGCCGTTTCCGCCGGGGCGAATGAGACCTACATTGTTGATCTGGAGGCGATCCGCGACGTCGAGTCTCGGATCGCGCGGTTGGCCGCCGATCATGAGATCATGGTGCAGCCGTACCTGACGGCGTTCGAGACCGAAGGCGAGCGGTCGTACGTCTTCATCGACGGCGACCTCAGCCACGTCGTCCACCGTCCCCCGACTCTCGCGTCGGCGGTCCGAGGATTCACCGAGCCCCACGCAAGCAGCGAATACGACGCTGGCGAGGTTCGCCTGGCCGAGCGCGCGATGGGGACTCTCGAAGAACGGCCGCTGTACGCGAGAGTGGACGTCGCTACCGACAACGCCGGCGTCGCCCGGCTGCAGGAACTCGAACTGATCGAGCCGGTCTTGTTCACCTCGCTTGCGCCGGGATCGGTCGACCGTCTGGCCCGAGCGATCTCAGCCCGCCTTTAG